One part of the Denticeps clupeoides chromosome 16, fDenClu1.1, whole genome shotgun sequence genome encodes these proteins:
- the LOC114766174 gene encoding regulator of G-protein signaling 9-binding protein has product MGKDECKTMLDALNKVTACYRHLVTALGSTSDSQNLREELQKTRRKAQELAVANRTKLTTLLKDKSISKDDRAEYERLWVLFSSSMELLEVDMKRSLEIGLDFPLKVPTRHLIQTGMTGSTTTVAARAMSVQNMKYEGDANIDTADLKDLETDILQVGQMVEEMEMKVQVAPWAVEAKQEAGAELKSTVSVGNSSVGVISICEEEPKEGDDGDGGIMKAFAGIVFTVVLLIAGILGYLVINL; this is encoded by the coding sequence ATGGGGAAAGACGAATGCAAAACCATGCTGGATGCTTTGAACAAAGTGACGGCGTGCTACAGGCACCTGGTCACGGCTCTGGGCAGCACCTCGGACTCCCAGAACCTTCGCGAGGAACTGCAGAAGACCCGCAGGAAGGCACAGGAGCTGGCCGTGGCCAATAGGACTAAACTGACCACTTTACTGAAAGACAAGAGCATCAGCAAGGACGACCGCGCAGAATATGAGCGCCTGTGGGTGCTGTTCTCCAGCAGCATGGAGCTCTTGGAGGTAGACATGAAAAGGTCCCTGGAGATCGGCCTGGATTTCCCCCTCAAAGTGCCAACAAGGCACCTGATTCAGACCGGAATGACCGGCAGCACAACTACCGTGGCCGCGCGAGCGATGAGCGTCCAAAACATGAAGTATGAAGGCGACGCCAACATCGACACGGCGGACCTGAAGGACCTTGAGACCGACATCCTGCAGGTCGGCCAGAtggtggaggagatggagatgaAGGTCCAGGTAGCGCCATGGGCGGTGGAGGCCAAGCAGGAGGCCGGAGCGGAGCTGAAATCCACAGTCAGCGTGGGAAACTCCTCCGTCGGGGTGATCTCCATCTGCGAAGAGGAGCCCAAGGAGGGAGATGACGGCGACGGGGGCATCATGAAGGCGTTCGCTGGGATTGTGTTCACTGTGGTTTTACTCATCGCTGGCATTTTAGGATACCTAGTGATAAACCTTTAA
- the nudt19 gene encoding acyl-coenzyme A diphosphatase NUDT19 translates to MNSFLAHWREAATLILAAGIKRTAAAESLKTGGVPKNASNPKVNRSDTSCQFDYEVLLLQRSSKSGFMPNAHVFPGGLVDAADFSSEWLDLFQDVRHSPNFALGRVKQPPSTRPPIFATDRMKLGSPVPGEVAFRICAIRETFEESGVLLVVPKQAFNGFNTTQHKSAGGQNTGELTALAGLLEEKELMHWRLSVIENPCNFIRMCRELECLPNIWALYEWGNWLTPVGRKEKQRRYDTAFFICCLEEKPHTVQDEKEIVTFKWSSPLETILSFQAREIWIAPPQFYEMCRMYRFPLLHDLHSFACLRSLEGCEQWLPVQLSSSEGFISLLPGDSLYPKNVDLFRESDVSVTTEKSLEELQKAKTSIHRMVLHDPYTVSIHINITPKYRHLAPHAAPFDIDSHL, encoded by the exons atgaaCTCTTTTTTAGCGCACTGGCGAGAAGCTGCAACTCTGATTTTAGCTGCTGGAATAAAGCGCACAGCGGCGGCGGAGAGTCTGAAAACCGGCGGCGTCCCGAAAAACGCCTCCAACCCAAAGGTGAATCGGAGTGACACGAGTTGCCAATTCGATTATGAGGTGCTTTTACTACAGCGGAGCAGCAAGAGCGGCTTCATGCCCAACGCACATGTCTTTCCTGGAGGTCTCGTGGACGCTGCCGACTTTTCCAGTGAGTGGCTGGATCTTTTTCAAGACGTTAGGCACTCGCCAAATTTCGCCTTGGGTAGAGTAAAACAGCCTCCCAGCACGCGACCACCCATTTTCGCCACCGACAGAATGAAACTGGGCTCCCCGGTTCCGGGCGAGGTTGCATTCCGGATCTGCGCCATTCGGGAGACATTTGAAGAGTCCGGCGTATTGCTGGTTGTACCCAAACAAGCATTCAATGGATTTAACACCACACAACATAAAAGTGCCGGCGGTCAAAATACGGGCGAATTAACAGCATTGGCCGGGCTGTTGGAGGAAAAGGAACTCATGCACTGGAGGCTGTCAGTCATTGAGAACCCCTGCAATTTTATCAGAATGTGTCGGGAGCTGGAGTGCTTACCCAACATATGGGCATTGTACGAGTGGGGAAATTGGCTGACCCCTGTCGGCCGGAAAGAGAAGCAGCGGAGGTACGACACCGCCTTCTTCATCTGCTGTCTCGAGGAGAAGCCGCACACCGTCCAAGATGAGAAGGAGATTGTCACTTTTAAG TGGTCCAGTCCCTTAGAAACTATCCTCAGTTTCCAAGCCAGAGAGATATGGATTGCACCGCCACAGTTTTACGAGATGTGCCGCATGTATCGGTTTCCTCTGCTGCATGACTTGCATAGTTTTGCCTGTCTGCGGTCTTTAGAAGGCTGTGAGCAGTGGTTACCTGTCCAACTCTCATCATCAGAAGGCTTCATATCCCTGTTACCAG GTGACAGTTTATACCCCAAGAATGTGGACCTTTTCAGAGAGAGTGATGTTAGTGTGACAACAGAAAAAAGCCTTGAGGAGTTGCAGAAGGCGAAGACCAGTATCCACCGTATGGTTCTCCATGACCCTTACACCGTCTCTATTCACATCAACATCACACCCAAGTACAGACACCTGGCACCTCATGCAGCTCCATTCGATATCGACAGCCACCTCTGA